A region of Jonquetella anthropi DSM 22815 DNA encodes the following proteins:
- a CDS encoding ribonuclease III family protein — translation MQELIAGRTSRAQDLSAFQKRSGLVFRDPALLDLALTHRSFAAERGGGDNQRLEFLGDALIEGAVSAELFCSRTNDDEGKLTRRRARLVCQKSLARCADKLGLGELLRRGRGQTEATEAMKADAFEALAAALYLDGGAEAMRGLVDLILSEPLAPLDAKTLLCQWGASCRVTVTFEETGRTGPDHEPHFFVRVQAGSETACGEGPSRLAAEQDAAGKVIRSLEERGECAIGCPTEAELL, via the coding sequence ATGCAGGAGCTAATAGCCGGCAGGACAAGCCGAGCTCAAGACCTGAGCGCTTTTCAAAAGCGCTCAGGTCTTGTTTTTCGTGACCCCGCACTGCTGGACTTAGCTCTGACTCACCGGTCGTTTGCCGCCGAGCGGGGCGGGGGAGACAACCAGCGTCTGGAATTTCTCGGCGACGCGCTGATCGAAGGGGCCGTCAGCGCCGAGTTGTTTTGCTCCCGCACGAACGACGACGAGGGGAAACTGACGAGGCGGCGCGCCCGGCTCGTCTGCCAAAAGTCTTTGGCCCGCTGCGCCGATAAGCTGGGCTTAGGGGAACTGCTGCGGCGTGGGCGGGGACAGACGGAGGCGACCGAGGCCATGAAGGCGGACGCCTTTGAGGCCTTGGCTGCGGCGCTCTACTTGGACGGCGGCGCCGAAGCGATGCGCGGCTTGGTGGACTTGATCCTGTCCGAGCCGCTCGCGCCTCTGGACGCGAAGACCCTGCTGTGCCAGTGGGGCGCCTCCTGCAGGGTAACGGTGACTTTCGAGGAGACGGGACGAACCGGCCCGGATCACGAGCCTCACTTCTTCGTCCGCGTTCAGGCCGGCAGCGAGACGGCCTGCGGCGAAGGGCCGAGCCGGCTGGCGGCTGAGCAGGACGCTGCGGGGAAGGTCATCCGGTCTCTTGAAGAGCGGGGAGAGTGCGCAATCGGTTGTCCAACTGAGGCGGAGTTGTTATAA
- a CDS encoding dihydroorotase, translating to MKTLFCNCRLVDPSQGLDGPGALLAEDGVILWSGSQIPEGTEAHRTIDCGGCVLAPGLIDLHVHFREPGQTHKETLATGCQAAAAGGYTAVVTMANTTPPIDSSEMVRWTLRNAQPLDCRIFPAAAVTRGMKGQELTDFRALAEAGASCLTDDGLMVARNDVAFAAFKEAAALGLAVSIHPETPGLGGDRSVNQGDVSRRFGLEGVPPAGEETGIARDIVLAEAAGAHLHVQHVSTARGVALIAWAKSRGAHVTAEATPHHISLTEERVLRCGANAKMSPPLRTEADRLAVETGLLDGTLDVIATDHAPHSPEEKAQGLAKAPNGVVGLETALAVCLTELSASPRFSLPLLIDRMSCRPAAVLGLPGGTLKSGSPADLVVFDPKERWTVDASRFRSKGRNTPWDGETLIGRVKLTVLGGRFTWRDMDDARFAGLQEA from the coding sequence ATGAAGACGTTATTCTGCAACTGCCGTTTGGTCGATCCGTCCCAAGGTTTGGACGGGCCGGGCGCCCTGCTGGCCGAAGACGGCGTTATTCTTTGGAGCGGTTCTCAGATCCCGGAAGGAACAGAAGCCCACAGGACAATTGACTGCGGCGGCTGTGTCCTCGCGCCGGGGCTGATAGACCTGCACGTCCATTTCAGGGAGCCGGGACAGACTCATAAGGAGACTTTGGCGACAGGCTGTCAGGCCGCCGCTGCCGGCGGGTACACGGCGGTCGTCACCATGGCCAACACGACGCCGCCGATCGACAGCTCGGAGATGGTTCGCTGGACGCTCCGAAACGCCCAGCCGCTGGACTGCCGAATCTTTCCCGCGGCCGCAGTGACCCGGGGCATGAAGGGGCAGGAGCTGACCGACTTTCGCGCTCTGGCTGAAGCTGGAGCCAGCTGCCTGACCGACGACGGGCTGATGGTGGCCCGAAACGACGTGGCGTTTGCCGCTTTCAAGGAGGCGGCTGCTCTGGGCCTCGCCGTGAGCATTCACCCGGAGACGCCCGGCCTTGGCGGCGACCGGTCGGTCAATCAGGGGGACGTGTCGCGCCGATTCGGGCTGGAAGGCGTCCCGCCGGCAGGGGAAGAGACCGGCATCGCCCGGGACATCGTGCTGGCCGAAGCGGCCGGCGCTCACCTGCACGTTCAGCACGTGTCGACCGCCCGGGGCGTGGCGCTGATCGCCTGGGCGAAGTCCCGGGGGGCCCATGTCACGGCCGAGGCGACGCCACACCACATCAGCCTGACGGAAGAGCGGGTCCTGCGATGCGGCGCGAACGCGAAAATGAGCCCGCCCCTTCGGACGGAGGCGGACAGACTGGCTGTCGAGACGGGACTTCTGGACGGCACGCTGGACGTGATCGCCACGGACCACGCGCCCCACTCGCCGGAGGAAAAAGCGCAGGGACTAGCGAAAGCGCCGAACGGCGTCGTCGGCTTGGAGACGGCTCTGGCCGTCTGCTTGACCGAACTGTCGGCTAGCCCGCGGTTTTCTCTCCCGCTTTTGATCGACCGAATGAGCTGTCGTCCCGCTGCTGTTCTCGGCCTTCCGGGCGGCACGCTGAAAAGCGGCTCGCCGGCCGACCTCGTCGTCTTTGACCCGAAAGAGCGGTGGACCGTCGATGCAAGCCGTTTTCGCTCAAAGGGGCGCAACACGCCGTGGGACGGAGAAACTCTGATTGGACGGGTCAAGCTGACCGTTCTTGGCGGTCGGTTCACGTGGCGCGACATGGACGACGCCCGGTTCGCCGGACTGCAGGAGGCGTGA
- the pyrR gene encoding bifunctional pyr operon transcriptional regulator/uracil phosphoribosyltransferase PyrR translates to MREKRTIMDGAHIERALRRVADEILEHNGGAAGLMLLGIQRRGVYLANRLADLLQNAEKVKVPKGQLDITLYRDDLTLLSDEPIVHSTSLPGDVTGQKIILVDDVLYTGRTIRAALDALTDLGRPASVQLVVLVDRGHRELPIQPDFLGRRVPTALSETVEVRLSELDGEDRVVICQAGELRRGTGDDEGLDRHAEGSGADRP, encoded by the coding sequence TTGCGGGAAAAACGGACGATCATGGACGGCGCTCACATCGAGCGGGCCCTGCGCCGGGTTGCCGACGAGATACTAGAACACAACGGCGGAGCCGCCGGGCTGATGCTTTTGGGCATTCAGCGCCGAGGCGTTTACTTGGCTAACCGGCTGGCAGACCTGCTTCAGAACGCCGAAAAGGTGAAGGTCCCTAAAGGGCAGCTGGACATCACGCTGTACCGGGACGATCTGACGCTGCTGAGCGACGAGCCGATAGTTCACAGCACGTCCCTGCCCGGCGACGTGACGGGGCAGAAGATCATTCTGGTTGACGACGTGCTCTATACCGGCCGGACGATTCGGGCAGCGCTTGACGCCCTGACCGATCTGGGGCGTCCCGCGTCGGTACAGCTGGTCGTGCTGGTGGACCGGGGACATAGGGAGCTGCCGATTCAGCCGGATTTTCTGGGCCGACGGGTGCCTACGGCTTTAAGCGAGACCGTGGAAGTGAGGCTCAGCGAGTTGGACGGCGAGGATCGGGTGGTCATTTGCCAAGCGGGGGAGCTCAGGAGGGGAACAGGGGATGACGAAGGACTGGATAGGCACGCTGAGGGCTCAGGAGCAGATAGGCCCTGA
- a CDS encoding dihydroorotate dehydrogenase, with protein sequence MTKDWIGTLRAQEQIGPDLYAAVVECAPVARQAQPGQFVLVSPGDRSLRLLRPLGISGTSGDMFEMIYRKVGRGTELMTRWQPGTEFLFRGPAGGAFSRPTGPAIAVAGTLGVAPLLFARQVFGPFEKMFLGVPNGSWEPFARWVAGRAGETELYCDTGEIGLKGFCTQGLDGLDLSGRSVLACGPNPMLAALYRRWGGTVSDMQVSLEKRMGCGMGGCFGCVVSLKTGRRRLCIDGPVFQAKEVDWDELHL encoded by the coding sequence ATGACGAAGGACTGGATAGGCACGCTGAGGGCTCAGGAGCAGATAGGCCCTGACCTTTACGCTGCAGTTGTAGAGTGCGCTCCCGTGGCGCGGCAGGCCCAGCCCGGGCAGTTCGTGCTGGTCTCGCCGGGGGACCGCAGCCTGCGTCTGCTGAGGCCGCTTGGAATCAGCGGCACGAGCGGCGACATGTTTGAGATGATCTATCGAAAAGTCGGGCGGGGAACCGAGCTGATGACCCGTTGGCAGCCCGGAACGGAATTCCTGTTCCGAGGGCCGGCAGGCGGGGCGTTCAGTCGGCCGACTGGCCCGGCGATAGCGGTTGCCGGGACGCTGGGCGTGGCGCCGCTCCTTTTTGCCCGGCAGGTCTTCGGTCCGTTTGAGAAAATGTTTCTCGGCGTGCCGAACGGCTCTTGGGAGCCGTTCGCCCGCTGGGTCGCGGGCAGGGCGGGCGAGACGGAGCTTTACTGCGACACCGGGGAAATCGGCTTGAAAGGGTTCTGCACTCAAGGGCTCGACGGCTTAGACCTGAGTGGCCGGTCAGTACTGGCCTGCGGGCCGAACCCGATGCTTGCGGCGCTGTACCGCCGCTGGGGCGGGACTGTGAGCGACATGCAGGTCAGCTTGGAAAAACGGATGGGCTGCGGCATGGGCGGGTGCTTCGGCTGCGTCGTCAGCCTTAAAACCGGGCGTCGGCGTCTCTGCATCGACGGGCCGGTCTTTCAGGCGAAGGAGGTGGACTGGGATGAGCTCCATCTCTAA
- a CDS encoding dihydroorotate dehydrogenase — MSSISKLTCHVGGLDLTSPLVIASGIWPYEKEYWAGEYLDFAGAVCSKAITADPRPGNPGTRVWETPCGMLNSIGLQNEGAGSFFGGTLGRLRSYGKPLLLNVSMESSSDLERILDAMEPVAPSVDCVELNVSCPNVDQGCMSWGVDPALTAQAVQQVRRRWSGPLWVKLTPQAPDPCAVAKAAQDAGASALVVANTWLGAAIDTVKARPAFDRVVAGLSGPAIFPLALRMVWQVCGAVDIPVVGCGGVASADSAVAMLMAGAAAVEVGMALFSDFSVLERIARGLEEEVSRRGFQSVGELVGLARPDRDLQERMRR, encoded by the coding sequence ATGAGCTCCATCTCTAAGTTGACGTGTCACGTCGGCGGGCTGGATCTGACCTCGCCGCTCGTCATCGCCTCGGGCATATGGCCGTACGAAAAAGAGTACTGGGCCGGCGAGTACCTCGACTTTGCCGGGGCCGTGTGCTCCAAGGCCATCACGGCCGATCCGCGGCCGGGCAACCCCGGAACGCGGGTATGGGAAACGCCCTGCGGCATGCTGAACAGCATCGGTCTTCAAAACGAGGGCGCCGGGTCGTTTTTCGGCGGCACGCTGGGCCGGCTCAGAAGCTACGGGAAGCCCCTTCTGCTGAACGTCTCGATGGAAAGCTCTTCCGACTTGGAACGGATATTGGACGCCATGGAGCCAGTCGCGCCGTCGGTTGACTGCGTGGAGCTGAACGTGTCCTGTCCTAACGTCGATCAAGGCTGCATGAGCTGGGGCGTGGATCCTGCCCTGACGGCCCAAGCGGTTCAGCAGGTCCGCCGCCGGTGGAGCGGCCCGCTGTGGGTTAAGCTGACCCCGCAGGCGCCCGATCCGTGCGCCGTGGCCAAGGCCGCCCAGGACGCGGGGGCCAGCGCTCTTGTCGTCGCCAACACGTGGTTGGGAGCTGCAATCGACACGGTCAAAGCCCGTCCGGCTTTTGACCGGGTTGTGGCGGGACTTTCCGGCCCGGCGATTTTCCCCTTGGCCCTTCGGATGGTTTGGCAAGTCTGCGGCGCCGTGGATATTCCCGTCGTGGGCTGCGGCGGCGTCGCCTCGGCTGACTCGGCCGTTGCCATGCTGATGGCCGGCGCGGCGGCGGTCGAAGTGGGGATGGCGCTTTTTTCCGATTTCAGCGTCTTAGAGCGCATCGCCCGAGGGCTTGAAGAGGAAGTATCCCGCCGAGGTTTTCAATCAGTCGGCGAGTTGGTCGGTCTGGCGAGGCCTGACCGGGATTTACAGGAGAGGATGAGACGATGA
- the pyrF gene encoding orotidine-5'-phosphate decarboxylase, producing the protein MTEKDLPLFAALDLDTLKEARQTVDRLAGLVRGIKIGPRLYSLGGRPFIDEIVDRGFDLFLDLKLHDIPNTVRLAIEALADAGLWCVTVHGAGGRRMLEEAVAARNARGSSMKILAITVLTSFSEESWSEVAPGTSIEAAIRARAKLCDDTGLDGLVCSPLDLPIVKSCTSPRLLKVVPGVRLAAAGDDQTRVATPKDAIIAGADYLVMGRPIYKAKDLEGAMDAIKQSIQEGLSCRV; encoded by the coding sequence ATGACAGAGAAAGACCTGCCGCTTTTTGCCGCTCTGGACCTTGACACCCTCAAGGAGGCCCGACAGACTGTTGACCGTTTGGCCGGGCTGGTCCGGGGAATCAAGATCGGGCCGAGACTGTACTCTCTGGGAGGACGCCCTTTCATCGACGAGATCGTTGACCGGGGCTTTGACCTGTTTCTCGACCTGAAGCTTCACGACATTCCCAACACCGTTCGGCTGGCGATCGAGGCCTTGGCCGACGCCGGGCTGTGGTGCGTGACGGTTCACGGCGCCGGCGGACGGCGCATGCTGGAAGAAGCTGTGGCCGCCCGAAACGCCCGAGGCTCGTCGATGAAGATCTTGGCGATCACCGTCCTGACCAGCTTCTCGGAGGAAAGTTGGTCGGAGGTGGCTCCCGGAACGTCCATCGAAGCGGCGATCCGAGCCAGAGCGAAGCTCTGCGACGATACGGGGCTTGACGGACTCGTCTGCTCGCCGCTCGACCTGCCGATCGTAAAAAGCTGCACGTCGCCTCGGTTGCTGAAAGTCGTCCCGGGCGTCCGTCTGGCTGCGGCAGGGGACGACCAGACGCGGGTTGCCACGCCGAAAGACGCGATTATCGCCGGGGCAGATTATCTGGTCATGGGTCGTCCGATCTACAAAGCAAAAGATCTGGAAGGCGCGATGGATGCAATCAAACAGTCCATACAGGAGGGATTATCATGTCGGGTCTGA
- the pyrE gene encoding orotate phosphoribosyltransferase has translation MSGLTVEEQIKSMMIESGAWLQGHFRLTSGRHSGNYMQCAMMLRYPKKAAFAGAELAKLLRPLEPDFIVSPALGGLIIGHEVARALDVPFLFCEREAGAMRLRRFPAPEGKKFVVVEDVITTGGSLKETAVHVASLGCRWVGSACIVDRSGGDNVIGPSLISLMKISFPTYEESECPLCASLGTPPVKPGSRDLSK, from the coding sequence ATGTCGGGTCTGACCGTAGAAGAGCAGATTAAATCAATGATGATCGAGAGCGGCGCGTGGCTTCAAGGGCATTTCCGGCTCACGTCGGGCCGCCACAGCGGCAACTACATGCAGTGCGCCATGATGCTCCGCTACCCCAAAAAGGCCGCGTTCGCCGGCGCGGAGCTGGCCAAGCTGCTTCGGCCTTTGGAGCCGGATTTCATCGTCTCTCCTGCTCTTGGCGGGTTGATCATCGGTCACGAAGTGGCTCGGGCGCTTGACGTTCCGTTTTTGTTCTGCGAGCGCGAGGCGGGAGCCATGCGGCTGCGGAGGTTCCCGGCGCCGGAGGGTAAAAAGTTCGTGGTCGTCGAGGACGTCATCACGACCGGCGGCTCGCTTAAGGAAACGGCCGTTCACGTGGCATCGCTCGGGTGCCGCTGGGTCGGCTCGGCCTGCATCGTCGACCGCAGCGGCGGCGACAACGTCATCGGCCCGTCGCTCATCTCGCTGATGAAAATTTCGTTCCCGACCTACGAGGAAAGCGAGTGCCCTCTTTGCGCTTCACTGGGAACGCCGCCTGTGAAACCGGGGAGCAGAGACCTGTCCAAATGA
- a CDS encoding arginine deiminase family protein, which produces MAFHVSSEIGRLREVIMQPPGCGIERCTPTNVSSLAWDAVPSPKKALEEHKEFVRAVESFGTKVFLFEDLLRETLENPIARAQVVCGVIDIERPFLDEQTCETVADFLSSLSPQQLVDRLFYGMTKLELSEATDGVSLRTLADSTTHWCLYPMTNVLYSRDPAIIMGDLPIFGVMNNPDRHKEPLCYKAIFTYHPHFADWNKQAWYGKAPGDTAPIEGGNVHCYSSQLFVVGVNDRTRPQAIEQLARRTMDNGPITDVLALMFDNPRMNAADPMGMYLHVDMFLNMIDHDAFLFYPYVEEKITALHITRGAKNTLKVHREDSLFGAIKRLLGLSAVRIIKVGGEEAHDVAFAEQRAGSGGNTVNLEPGRVCIWDRNEVTIEALQKGGINVVAVKADELVKGGGGPRCSTMPLIRDDL; this is translated from the coding sequence GTGGCCTTTCATGTCAGTTCCGAAATCGGTCGTCTCCGAGAAGTTATCATGCAGCCGCCCGGGTGCGGGATCGAACGCTGCACGCCGACAAACGTCTCATCTCTGGCATGGGACGCCGTGCCGAGTCCCAAGAAAGCGCTGGAGGAACACAAGGAGTTCGTCCGCGCGGTCGAGTCGTTCGGCACGAAGGTCTTCCTCTTTGAAGACCTGCTGCGCGAGACGCTGGAGAACCCGATTGCCCGCGCTCAAGTTGTATGCGGCGTGATCGACATCGAGCGTCCCTTTTTGGACGAGCAGACCTGCGAGACCGTCGCGGACTTTCTCTCGTCGCTTTCCCCGCAGCAGCTCGTCGACAGGCTGTTCTACGGGATGACCAAGCTGGAACTAAGCGAGGCCACCGACGGCGTATCCCTCAGAACTCTGGCGGATAGCACGACCCACTGGTGCCTCTACCCGATGACAAACGTCCTCTACAGCCGAGACCCGGCCATCATTATGGGCGACCTGCCGATCTTCGGCGTGATGAACAACCCGGACCGGCACAAGGAGCCCCTCTGCTACAAGGCCATTTTCACCTACCATCCTCACTTCGCCGACTGGAACAAACAGGCGTGGTACGGGAAGGCGCCCGGCGATACGGCTCCGATTGAGGGCGGCAACGTCCACTGCTACAGCAGCCAGCTGTTCGTCGTGGGAGTCAACGACCGGACGCGCCCACAGGCGATCGAGCAGCTGGCCCGACGGACGATGGACAACGGGCCGATAACCGACGTTCTGGCCCTGATGTTCGACAACCCGCGAATGAACGCCGCCGACCCGATGGGAATGTACCTTCACGTGGACATGTTCCTGAACATGATTGACCATGACGCGTTCCTGTTCTACCCGTACGTGGAGGAGAAAATCACGGCCCTCCACATCACCCGGGGCGCGAAGAACACACTGAAGGTTCACCGTGAAGATTCGCTCTTCGGCGCCATCAAGCGGCTTTTAGGGCTGAGCGCCGTCCGCATCATCAAGGTGGGCGGCGAAGAGGCGCACGACGTGGCGTTCGCCGAACAGCGCGCCGGCTCGGGCGGCAACACGGTAAATCTGGAGCCCGGCCGGGTTTGCATTTGGGACCGCAACGAGGTGACCATCGAGGCACTTCAAAAAGGCGGCATCAACGTCGTGGCCGTCAAGGCCGACGAGCTGGTCAAAGGCGGCGGCGGTCCGAGATGCTCCACCATGCCGCTGATTCGGGACGACTTATAG